The Methylorubrum populi genome contains a region encoding:
- a CDS encoding type II toxin-antitoxin system PemK/MazF family toxin: MKKYSMARKSGPRNGEEAASGDYVPEAGDLIRVDFSPTRGTEKSGFRRGLVISPRSYNARVGRCHVCPVTSQAKGYPFEIPLPAGLSVTGVVVPDQGKPLDFRVCRLVFVEAAPLEVLVDAREMIRAFLDIA, translated from the coding sequence ATGAAGAAATATTCGATGGCCCGGAAGTCGGGTCCGAGGAATGGTGAAGAAGCGGCGTCGGGAGATTACGTCCCGGAGGCCGGAGACCTGATCAGGGTCGATTTCAGCCCGACGAGGGGAACGGAGAAATCCGGTTTTCGGCGAGGATTGGTGATCTCTCCGCGCTCGTACAATGCCCGTGTCGGACGGTGCCATGTCTGCCCGGTCACGAGCCAAGCGAAAGGCTACCCATTCGAAATTCCGCTGCCTGCCGGGCTGAGCGTGACCGGAGTCGTCGTTCCCGATCAGGGAAAGCCGCTGGATTTTCGTGTGTGCCGGCTCGTCTTCGTGGAGGCGGCACCGCTCGAAGTGCTCGTTGATGCGCGCGAAATGATACGCGCTTTCCTTGACATCGCGTGA
- a CDS encoding AAA family ATPase yields the protein MRILAIRGENLASLAAPFAVDLAAEPLGATGLFAITGETGAGKSTILDALCLALYGRYPRVTGTHKENVPDPSGEALSAGDGRAILRRGAAAGYAEVDFVGRDGVAYRVGWETYRARNRATGKLQAERRRLHRLDDGRAVASGKMAVLGRVIELTDLTFDQFRRTVLLAQGEFDAFLLAAESERAELLEKITGTAIYSEISKRVHVGYEEHRRAVDALEMRRREIGLLDEDGLKARNGEREGLLAQVTAWRTEQEAVGRTLETARRIEAARAALAQAGRHAASTREASAAAAPDRARLSELDTVEPLRGRAEALDEAGRERAAAQAQVEAVGARVTAAHISAEASEAKRAEASAADEAAEAVFKRFGPLWDRAAARDAAIAHAEQEAAEAGQSAIRAAETAETAMAALAALDLRLGEAQEAREAAARRLDADRAQAPLAERGGEFARRIRERARLRGQAEAAATEGAARRSEMAGCDDEAKAGNARLAALRTQREALAAARAEREAALDALAEPAAQGRAAALEGLLDLLREACALAGRHGTALADRAAAAEAETEAAAAFAEAAARHAAAEAALHEAGIRRAEIAPLAELAEESASHEAARLRSLLVSGGPCPVCGSPDHPHAHESEGALGRLAEEMRARRAELDRRIGERQAARDRARGDAAAAEGRLDDAQERGAAAAEAAAATSARYRAGLPPLAASLEAAGLAAVLPQEPDAPVLAAKGTAARAEREATLRSLAAARTLRGEIDGLIRDRDAAEARAEAETRALDALTRRRSEAGLAAERAESTHAALLQRIADLSAEITPALTAADLGLPALDRDPEACADRVAAFGQAYAALRARHAGLEAQIAALAPERAAAASLCETEARAAAKARAAATERQARLARAREERAGLLGGEATGPHRTRLNNERHAARDALKAAQAACAETARALTGTVTEAAGADAASERAAARHDAAEAAFTQACGARGREAVAALLAVPAEARTALRARLDRLAREEAEAGTALATRRADLDALGSVSGIDVAAAQAEATRLSEAMAEAQQRLGALDADLRRDEAARIKAADLATEIEAARAELATWHRVEEAVGSAGGDRFRRFAQGVTLDHLVHLANDQLRALSPRYRLARSAGADLALHVVDRDMGDERRATRSLSGGERFLVSLALALALSGLEGRQSFVDTLFIDEGFGSLDAETLDLAVDALETLQGRGRKVGVITHVAGMMERIAVQIRVEKRGSGRSVVRVVDRGAAVF from the coding sequence ATGCGCATCCTCGCGATCCGCGGCGAGAATCTCGCGAGCCTCGCCGCGCCGTTCGCGGTCGATCTCGCCGCCGAGCCGCTCGGCGCCACCGGCCTGTTCGCCATCACCGGCGAGACCGGGGCGGGCAAGTCGACCATTCTCGACGCGCTCTGCCTCGCCCTCTACGGCCGCTACCCCCGGGTGACCGGAACCCACAAGGAAAACGTGCCCGATCCCAGCGGCGAAGCGCTGAGTGCCGGTGATGGCCGGGCGATCCTGCGTCGGGGTGCCGCCGCGGGATACGCCGAAGTGGATTTCGTCGGCCGAGACGGCGTGGCTTATCGCGTCGGTTGGGAAACGTACCGTGCCCGCAACAGGGCGACGGGCAAGCTCCAGGCCGAGAGACGGCGCCTGCATCGGCTCGACGATGGCCGTGCCGTCGCGTCCGGCAAGATGGCCGTGCTCGGCAGGGTGATCGAACTCACCGATCTGACCTTCGACCAGTTCCGCCGCACGGTGCTGCTGGCGCAGGGCGAGTTCGACGCCTTCCTCCTCGCCGCGGAGAGCGAGCGCGCGGAACTTCTGGAGAAGATCACCGGCACGGCGATCTATTCCGAGATCTCGAAGCGGGTTCACGTCGGCTACGAGGAGCATCGCCGCGCGGTCGATGCGCTGGAGATGCGCCGCCGCGAGATCGGCCTGCTCGACGAGGACGGGTTGAAGGCCCGCAACGGGGAGCGCGAGGGCCTGCTCGCCCAAGTCACGGCGTGGCGCACGGAGCAGGAAGCGGTCGGCCGCACTCTCGAGACCGCCCGCCGGATCGAGGCCGCGCGCGCGGCGCTGGCGCAGGCCGGGCGGCACGCCGCATCGACCCGGGAGGCGTCGGCAGCCGCCGCACCGGACCGGGCGCGGCTTTCCGAACTCGATACGGTCGAACCGCTGCGCGGGCGGGCGGAAGCCCTGGACGAGGCCGGCCGCGAGCGCGCCGCGGCACAGGCCCAGGTCGAAGCGGTCGGGGCTCGCGTCACGGCGGCGCACATCTCCGCCGAGGCGAGCGAGGCGAAGCGGGCCGAGGCGAGCGCCGCGGACGAGGCGGCGGAGGCCGTGTTCAAGCGCTTCGGTCCGTTGTGGGACCGGGCGGCCGCACGCGACGCCGCCATCGCCCACGCGGAGCAGGAGGCGGCGGAAGCCGGGCAGTCCGCGATCCGCGCGGCCGAGACGGCGGAGACGGCAATGGCCGCGCTCGCCGCGCTCGACCTGCGCCTCGGCGAGGCGCAGGAGGCGCGCGAGGCCGCGGCCCGGCGCCTCGATGCCGACCGTGCCCAGGCCCCCCTCGCCGAACGCGGCGGCGAGTTCGCCCGGCGGATTCGCGAGCGGGCGCGGCTTCGTGGTCAGGCGGAGGCGGCCGCGACGGAAGGGGCCGCGCGCCGGAGCGAGATGGCCGGTTGCGACGACGAGGCGAAAGCCGGCAATGCCCGCCTCGCCGCGCTTCGCACCCAGCGCGAGGCGCTGGCCGCCGCCCGCGCCGAACGCGAGGCGGCGCTCGACGCCCTGGCCGAGCCCGCGGCGCAGGGCCGCGCCGCGGCCCTCGAAGGCCTGCTGGATCTTCTACGCGAGGCCTGCGCTCTGGCCGGGCGTCACGGTACGGCGCTCGCCGACCGCGCCGCCGCCGCCGAAGCGGAGACGGAGGCCGCCGCGGCGTTCGCCGAGGCCGCGGCGCGCCATGCGGCGGCGGAGGCCGCGCTGCACGAAGCCGGAATCCGCCGCGCCGAGATCGCGCCGCTGGCCGAACTCGCCGAAGAGAGCGCCTCGCACGAGGCCGCGCGCCTGCGCAGCCTGCTCGTATCCGGCGGCCCGTGCCCCGTCTGCGGCAGCCCCGACCATCCCCACGCCCACGAATCCGAAGGCGCCCTCGGCCGGCTCGCCGAGGAGATGCGCGCCCGGCGCGCCGAACTCGATCGGCGGATCGGCGAACGCCAAGCCGCCCGTGACCGCGCCCGCGGCGACGCGGCGGCCGCGGAGGGCCGGCTCGACGACGCCCAGGAGCGAGGCGCCGCGGCGGCCGAAGCGGCGGCGGCGACCAGCGCCCGCTACCGCGCCGGGCTGCCCCCACTCGCCGCTTCGCTCGAAGCCGCCGGACTCGCGGCCGTGTTGCCGCAGGAGCCCGATGCACCGGTGCTGGCCGCGAAGGGCACGGCGGCACGGGCCGAGCGCGAGGCCACCCTCCGATCGCTGGCGGCGGCGCGGACGCTGCGCGGCGAGATCGACGGTCTGATCCGCGACCGCGACGCGGCCGAAGCACGGGCCGAGGCGGAGACCCGCGCCCTCGACGCGCTCACCCGGCGCCGGAGCGAGGCCGGCCTCGCCGCCGAGCGGGCCGAGAGCACGCACGCCGCGCTCCTTCAGCGCATCGCCGACCTGTCGGCCGAGATCACGCCGGCCCTGACGGCCGCCGATCTCGGCCTGCCCGCACTCGACCGCGACCCGGAGGCCTGCGCCGACCGGGTCGCCGCGTTCGGGCAGGCCTACGCGGCGCTGCGCGCGCGGCATGCCGGACTCGAAGCGCAGATCGCGGCCCTGGCTCCGGAACGGGCCGCCGCGGCTTCCCTCTGCGAGACCGAGGCGCGCGCGGCGGCGAAGGCCCGCGCGGCGGCGACCGAGCGGCAGGCCCGGCTCGCGCGGGCGCGAGAGGAACGGGCCGGCCTCCTCGGCGGCGAGGCGACCGGCCCCCACCGCACCCGGCTCAACAACGAGCGCCACGCCGCCCGCGACGCGTTGAAGGCCGCGCAGGCCGCCTGCGCCGAGACCGCCCGCGCCCTGACGGGCACCGTCACCGAGGCCGCCGGGGCAGACGCCGCTTCGGAGCGGGCCGCCGCCCGTCACGACGCCGCCGAAGCGGCCTTCACGCAGGCGTGCGGCGCGCGCGGGCGCGAGGCGGTCGCCGCCCTTCTCGCGGTGCCGGCCGAGGCGCGGACCGCGCTGCGTGCGCGCCTCGACCGACTCGCGCGGGAGGAGGCCGAGGCCGGGACCGCGCTCGCCACCCGCCGCGCCGATCTCGACGCGCTCGGCTCCGTGTCCGGGATCGACGTCGCCGCGGCGCAGGCCGAAGCCACGCGCCTCTCCGAGGCGATGGCGGAGGCACAGCAGCGGCTGGGCGCCCTCGATGCGGATCTGCGCCGGGACGAGGCGGCCCGTATCAAGGCCGCGGACCTCGCGACCGAGATCGAGGCGGCCCGCGCCGAACTCGCGACCTGGCATCGGGTCGAGGAGGCCGTCGGCTCGGCCGGCGGCGACCGCTTCCGCCGCTTCGCGCAGGGTGTCACCCTCGACCACCTCGTGCATCTCGCCAACGACCAGCTTCGCGCCTTGAGCCCGCGCTACCGCCTCGCCCGCAGCGCGGGCGCCGATCTCGCCCTCCACGTCGTGGATCGCGACATGGGCGACGAGCGCCGGGCCACCCGCAGCCTGTCGGGAGGCGAGCGCTTCCTCGTCTCGCTGGCGCTGGCGCTGGCGCTGTCCGGCCTGGAGGGGCGGCAATCCTTCGTCGACACGCTGTTCATCGACGAGGGCTTCGGCTCGCTCGATGCCGAGACCCTGGATCTCGCGGTCGATGCCCTGGAGACGCTCCAGGGGCGTGGCCGCAAGGTCGGCGTCATCACCCACGTCGCCGGCATGATGGAGCGCATCGCCGTGCAGATCCGCGTGGAGAAGCGCGGCTCCGGCCGCAGCGTGGTGCGGGTGGTCGATCGCGGCGCTGCCGTCTTCTGA